The following proteins are encoded in a genomic region of Fusarium oxysporum f. sp. lycopersici 4287 chromosome 1, whole genome shotgun sequence:
- a CDS encoding 20S proteasome subunit beta 7 — MDHRPQAWGRPRDDVYGAYDASFMTDNGPKQNTQQPIVTGTSVIAVKFKDGVVMAADNLASYGSLARFTDVKRLRSFAESSVVGFSGDISDMQYLDRHLIDLSLDEAYTSPDAPRLNAANLHRYLAKLLYRRRSKFDPLWNHLLVAGLDDDDKPFLAAADLLGSTYSAPSLATGFGSMLAQPIMRRHVPDEEAAQNLEKEEAIKIIKECMKVLYYRDARSLDSYSMAVVTKEGVELTDGLQLEAQSWAFAERIRGYGTQTV, encoded by the exons ATGGATCACCGTCCGCAAGCTTGGGGCCGT CCTAGAGACGATGTTTACGGTGCCTACGATGCCTCTTTCATGACCGATAATGGTCCCAAACAAAACACCCAACAGCCCATCGTCACTGGTACCTCCGTCATCGCcgtcaagttcaaggatggtgttgtcatGGCTGCTGATAACCTAG CGTCATACGGCTCTCTGGCCCGATTCACCGATGTCAAGCGACTCCGCTCCTTCGCCGAGTCCTCGGTCGTTGGCTTCAGCGGCGACATTTCCGATATGCAGTATCTCGACCGCCATCTCATCGACCTCTCCCTCGACGAGGCCTACACATCCCCCGACGCTCCCCGTCTCAATGCCGCAAACCTCCACCGCTACCTCGCTAAGCTGCTTTACCGCCGACGCTCCAAGTTCGACCCTCTGTGGAACCATCTCCTTGTTGCTGGcctcgacgacgatgacaaGCCATTCCTTGCCGCTGCCGACTTACTCGGCAGTACCTACAGTGCCCCCAGTCTGGCTACGGGTTTCGGTTCCATGCTAGCCCAGCCTATCATGCGTCGTCATGTTCCCGACGAGGAGGCCGCTCAGAACttggagaaggaggaggctatcaagatcatcaaggaaTGCATGAAGGTTCTATACTACCGCGACGCTCGCAGTTTGGACTCTTACTCGATGGCTGTCGTCACAAAGGAAGGAGTGGAGCTTACCGATGGTCTGCAGCTCGAGGCTCAGAGCTGGGCCTTTGCCGAGAGAATTCGCGGATATGGTACTCAAACTGTCTAA
- a CDS encoding 20S proteasome subunit beta 7: MTDNGPKQNTQQPIVTGTSVIAVKFKDGVVMAADNLASYGSLARFTDVKRLRSFAESSVVGFSGDISDMQYLDRHLIDLSLDEAYTSPDAPRLNAANLHRYLAKLLYRRRSKFDPLWNHLLVAGLDDDDKPFLAAADLLGSTYSAPSLATGFGSMLAQPIMRRHVPDEEAAQNLEKEEAIKIIKECMKVLYYRDARSLDSYSMAVVTKEGVELTDGLQLEAQSWAFAERIRGYGTQTV; the protein is encoded by the exons ATGACCGATAATGGTCCCAAACAAAACACCCAACAGCCCATCGTCACTGGTACCTCCGTCATCGCcgtcaagttcaaggatggtgttgtcatGGCTGCTGATAACCTAG CGTCATACGGCTCTCTGGCCCGATTCACCGATGTCAAGCGACTCCGCTCCTTCGCCGAGTCCTCGGTCGTTGGCTTCAGCGGCGACATTTCCGATATGCAGTATCTCGACCGCCATCTCATCGACCTCTCCCTCGACGAGGCCTACACATCCCCCGACGCTCCCCGTCTCAATGCCGCAAACCTCCACCGCTACCTCGCTAAGCTGCTTTACCGCCGACGCTCCAAGTTCGACCCTCTGTGGAACCATCTCCTTGTTGCTGGcctcgacgacgatgacaaGCCATTCCTTGCCGCTGCCGACTTACTCGGCAGTACCTACAGTGCCCCCAGTCTGGCTACGGGTTTCGGTTCCATGCTAGCCCAGCCTATCATGCGTCGTCATGTTCCCGACGAGGAGGCCGCTCAGAACttggagaaggaggaggctatcaagatcatcaaggaaTGCATGAAGGTTCTATACTACCGCGACGCTCGCAGTTTGGACTCTTACTCGATGGCTGTCGTCACAAAGGAAGGAGTGGAGCTTACCGATGGTCTGCAGCTCGAGGCTCAGAGCTGGGCCTTTGCCGAGAGAATTCGCGGATATGGTACTCAAACTGTCTAA